Genomic segment of Mytilus edulis chromosome 12, xbMytEdul2.2, whole genome shotgun sequence:
agtttgttttagatttatgagtttgactgtccctttggtatctttcgtccctcttttgaagagcattgaggatccaaaattctaaaaagttgtgccgaatacagctaggtaatttatgcctgggataagaaaatccttagtttttcgaaaaattcaaattttaaatacacACAAAATTATTAAACGCATCAACAAACTACacccactgaacatcagatttctgactcaAGATAGGTTCAAACAATGTTTCGTTTTAAacgttttatcatttgattgaaTTCTCCATTATAAATTATTGAATCCTTTCATATCtagaattaaacatattttgctGCTATGGTTACTTTAAATACACACAATTTGGATATCCATcggaaaaacaaaacaaaagagaTAAAAATTGAATCTAATTTCaatcctatatattttttttattcttgtttaAATACATTTGATATACACTTATAAGAGAGATATTAAGTATCAACACAAAATACAACTATCAGttattatattgttttatccATGACACTGACTATTTCTTCACATGATAGAGAGTTCAACATAACGCAATATCAAAGATTGTAATCACAACAACAAATCTGCAAGATATGGACTCATACTCCCAGAAGCACAGCTTTGTTTCCTTCGCTTCTTATTATTCTACTTTTGAATGAATCTAATCAATTTCACACACAAGGACTTTAGTAGCACCATTATTAAATGTCAGAAGAAATCTGTTACTGTTTGGCTGGAACCGCATTACCCATGGTTTAGCTGTGATGGTATTGTCTATATCTGATATAGGAATGATTTGTACGATTTTTCCAGTAGATGTTAACTGATGAATGTTTCTGGAATCATATCCGGTTGTATAAATGTTCCCGTCGCTATCGACGTCCTGGAAATAAGGACTTTGTAACAGACTATGATTGTACGTAAATCCTTTTCCTTCATTGCTATCTCTTTTTATAGAATGTTCACTTTCCCAATATATGTAATCATTTTTCTTGTAGCAATAAACATATATCGTGTCTGCTGTTGTTTGTTGACTTCTAACTACTGTACCATTGTCAGCGTTCAAAAACGATATTTTACTACTATAAGCAGTTATATATTCATTTTCACAGATTGAAATACCCCACACAGGATTGTTTATATTTAATGTCTTAGAGATAGTCAGCGGTTTAACGTTCACAACAAAAATCTTCTTTGCATTAGACGATACAGCGACTGTTTGATCATCCACTTTAGCTATGTCTGTTACATTATGAGGAATACATAACTGCTCTTGTTGTTTTCCTTTGTTGTCGTAGTACacgattttattttgtatacaaTGGGTCAAAAtaatatcatcattaaagaataTCCCACTAACACCATTGATTGTCACATCAATTGTGAAAACTTTTCTGATTTTCCCTGTACGGAAATTTGCTATATTTTTTCCGGGAATAGAACATGCAGAAGGCCGATGCTCATCAAAAATCAAACTGCCGAGAgaactaatttctgaaatgataTCTTTGTGTTCAAACTTTACGGATATAAATCTGATTTCACGTAGAAGTTTAGAAATGTCATTTTCAGTTTGAGGAAGGTTGTTTAGAATCTCGTCCATCTTTACCAGACATTGTATTTCTGATCCTTGAGATACACAAGCTTCGAATAAACTCTTCCAGTTATCAACTGTATTCTTTAGGCTGGACAAATCTGTCGTTTCGTCATCAAGCTTAATTAATGTTTCTTTCCTGCTACTGTTAGCTTCATCCTGAAGTCTTTGCTCGagttcatttaaatgtttacaaacgTTTTCTCTCAAACGTGTGATTTCTTGTAGAACTGTTTCTATGCCACTTTCAAAATTTTCCTTGTTAGTCTTTCGGTTCTGAAGAACTTCACCCAATGTGTTACTCGTTTCTGTTAATTTCGTCATTAGGTGTTTTGCTTTTTCTGATTCTTTTATCCCAGTCACCGCGTGATCAATAGTGGTAACTTGTTCACATTTTCTGTGGTGGACAGTGGCACAAACTGTACAACAAGGTTTGGAATGATCATGACAGTACACTTTGATAGTCTCGTCAGGATGTTCTTTACAAGTGACATGTGCATAAAGACCGGAAACGGTAGTGTCTGCATTGATATCTTTAATGTGTACTAATTTAtgactttttgttattttgtaaatgGTGTGGCCCCTTCTGCACGATTCACAATATGCCTCTTCACAAACAGTACAGAATGAAATAGCTTTCTGTTTGTCCTGGTCACAAGTATCACATAGCTTATCGGGTTTCTGTAATTCCCTTTTATCTATAAGTGACACGATAAAATGGTTCCCGGGTAAATTATTGGCCCATTTGTCAGGCTTGTCATCATCTATTGACACAGACCGACGACATACGGGACATTTAAACTCACTTGGGTTATTGTCTTTCACGGTTGAAACAATATATGTATTGATACACGACTTACAAAACGTATGCAGACACGGCAGATACTTAGGTTCTTTGAAGATCTCCAAACAGATTGTACAAGTCAGCAAATCTTCAAAATCTTCTTTTAACTTTTCTCCTTTCACCTCCGCCGACATTGCCATTTTGTTGTAACTTTCAAACTTCCCTGTCCAAAGATCGATCGAACATATTTATAGCCTGCTTACCTTGACTAGTTTAACACATGACTCTTGTTATCAAAACACATGATACATAAGGATAAAATTGTTTTAGGGAATTCGGTGATTGCTATACTACAGACAAATAAATGCAGTGTGAATGTATCATTTTGTAGCACATAATGTATATTATGTTTAGTTACATAAttgaaaataacatgaataaagaaTATTGCAAAGCTAATTATAGGTAAATGATAACATATAAAGTTTGAAATACAATTAGCTAGgtaaatgaaactaaataaaacatttaagacACAAACTATTAACCATAGattgattttaaaaacattgcTATGATAAATACAATATACTGCTGGCTACCGTTCATAATGTTGCTTCTGGGGTAACGTATTCTGCATTGCCAATATAGATGAAAATTACAGTTTATATAGTCAAAGTGAACTGCCCAACTAGCCAGAACCAGATAAAACAACTATTAGAAAATTAATTGTCACATATCCAGTGGTGAGTAAATTTAAAAGAACCTAAATTGGATTCACTGAACCATATAATACTAAATGTGTTTAATATAGTAAGATCATTATAACATAAGAGTAACATAGATAGAAACGAAGTAAAAAGTTGGGAATATTATCGAAAAGATAAATTGTACATAAATGAACTTGTACACATTACTTAAAGAGGGACGAAtttaccagagggacagtcaaacccataaATTTAGAAACAACATGACAACGCTATGGCTGAAAAAAGGAAAAGGACAattaatagtacagaagacacaacatagaacactaaagactaatCAACATGAATCCCACCAAAATctgggggtgatcgcaggtgctccggaaggggtaagcagatcctgctccacatgtggcacccgtcgtgttgctaatgttgtTACAAATTCAAAAACTAGTCAAGTTCGGTAGGTCACACTCGTGAAAAGGGGAGGATATTGTAGCTACGACATAAGGAagatattcgatatcatctgtgaaacgtttattccataacggtcaaccaactagtgatggcaataattttgcaatgttttacTATATTTCTGTGGCTTATGTGTAAATAAACGATACTCCTGTTGATACCTCCAGTGGTGGATCCAAAACTTTTCATCAGTGGAAGGGGGCACTGCTTGACATAAAAGGTACCGCTCCAGTCATGATTCAGTTATTTCCAATATAACCAACCAAATTTCCTTGTTCAAAGATCAGTTATAATTCTGTTCGAATATATATAGCCTGCTAACATTTGACTTGTTTTAACACGTGACCTTCATATATTATTATGGTACATATTATCCTGAAATCTTCTTTATTACGCAGCGAGGTTAAGGCACATTGAAAGAAAATCAATCAAATTTGGCCATAATTTGTATCAACCAAAATTACACTGTTTATCACCAATAACTTTCGTTAAAATTATAtgtcaatgtttttatttccataaaacatacaaattaacAGTTTTATTACATTGTACAGTTTTACGGTAAAGTGAAAGTAGTCACGTGACCACAAATCCACAAACAACATAATCGATCACAAAAGTGAAAAGTGCAGGTTGAAGATAGCCACGTACAAATGCCAACTTTGGAATTTTAGAAACTGCTAGGTCTACTTTTTATAAAAACTGCTGGTACAAgttgatttttaatttgtaagATGAAAAACGAGTCACTTTTATGAGTAAAATGGTTTTATAAACAACAACAATACCTTTCCAATGGCGCTAGAAAAATGAaccacaattattttgatttgtaaCAGCACTTTCTTTAAATTTCAACATCTGCTGAATCCATACATGCCCGAAACTAAGACGTACTTATCGATCTTCAACCTGCACTTTtcgtttaaaaaaatgttgttggatgtgtttttattttcagaGATAAACACAAACGCACCAAAGACGTAGAACAGCAAACACGGAATAAAACAGGTCTCATCCAGAAACCGGACAGTTGGTTGGCGGCAAACTTTCAATTGttaatacaattttgttttattataacaatcgattaaacatttgtttttttgtttatcatgttcaaatcattttcttaaaaaataaaatgaaattatttgaatGTCCAAAAGTTTTCCCGGTTTTCTTGGGAGATTCCAATACATAGGAGGTCGTGCAGGATAAATAACAATCAAAAATAATATCCGAAAACTTCCAAGCCATCACAAATAATTAAAGACAAATGTCCTAGACATACAATAGCTATCCTATGCAGCACGTGTCCTACAACATTCGTATACCAATTGATCAATTAcgaaatttatttttatgttgaacCCTCAAATACCGGAGTGAACTGCACCAACTATATTGAAGATGGAGGAAAGCATATGATACAACTAGCACCAGGGAAAAACAATCCATCATCATCTCATTtcgatttatatttatatcaaaacttGTATTCTTGAGGCAGTAGTTTTCAACAACATATATCgcaaattttattgaaaaactaTCTAGAGTTATAGAGAAATCCCGCAAGACATCGCGAAAATTATTTCCCCGCTCATCTGGACACCACCACCATTCAGTAATTATCTTAATAATCAATATGATTATGCCAGTTTTTGAACTGTTTATATTAACTTACCTTCCATTGATAAATAAAATTCTGGAGTAAATCagttcaattcaaatttctatgaaaaagagttaaaaagggggagggggtaatATCACCAAAGCTATATGTTCAGAAGATCTCCGAAGGTTGAGAACATCTGTAAAGTTTATGCTTTAATCCTTTTTGTATCTCCATCAGCCACCCACCTtagttatacatttataaatgtcTATCCCAAAACAGAACAagtttcaacattacttgtaatTTTAATTCCTTTTGTTAGTCTTATGGCATATACATGCACCATTGCATTCTTCTAAAACCAGGCTTTTTTACATAGAAGTTTAAGACACATGCTCCTGCTTTTGGGAGTCATAGCTCTGAATTTGCTTCCAACTTCCAGGTCAAGAACTATTAGGATTGCTCAATTCCTTTTTAATATATAGTATATTATACTGAAGCACATTGcaagtggcaaatattaaatatatttaccaCCAAAACAAATTGTCCACTGGTAATTAGTATTGATAGAGCTGAAATAATTAATAACATAACACCATTTCaatttaatgcaattttttttccaaCATGAAAATGCATACCTTATAATGCAGACAAAATTAACACATTTccgtaaatgaaaaatatttgcaACTTGTAAGCATAACAGGTGCTTTAGTGTAATTATCAACAAGACAGCAACTAATTACAAAATACATTAATGAGTTACTACATAGAACATCATTaaggcagcaacccaactacaaaatacatttaagaaaCAGTAACACTatgaatacagaaataaaactGCTATTAAATGCATTATATATTAGCATGGCATCACACAAACTATTAAAGAGcatcaataagacagaaacccagctataaaatatatcatttaaactatacaatacaccaataagacagaaacccagctataaaatatatcatttaaactatacaatacaccaataagacagaaacccagctataaaatatatcatttaaactaTACAATACACCAATAAGACAGAAATCCAgctataaaataaatcatttaaactaTACAATTCATCAACCAAACTATAAAATCTGCTAACCtggaagtcattattaggtaaggtatactaccctcctttcgaagtagcatagtccTACGGactagattggttatctgtcagactagtctactcttagAGGAGGGTAGTTTATCTAACCCAGTGACTTTCAGGTTCAGCTAGAAAGCCAGCCAACCAAAGATATTATCTTTAGCCACATACTCATTGAAATCAACTGTAGAATGCAACTTAATGTAGacttcatataatatatataatgatgTCTCAATGCCAATCATAACACATCTATCTTAAACTAAGTGATTGACTATTTGTTGTTCTTTACAAGGTTTCTGATTTGGGTCAGGAACATTCTTTTTATAATCTTAAGACCTAACCCCTTTTTAAATGTCAGCAACAATAgagaacaaacaataaaacaagtGCAACAAAGCATCTTTATATCAAACATTTCCAATGACACCAACAATAatcaaaatacaattataaaaaaaaaaaacaagcagaaAAGTACATCTTAAGACATGTAATAAACCATAGAATAAACATCTGTTACTTTGAAAAATTTATaacaagtctttttttttattacaatttccatttatttatgattgattgatccTGGGTTTATGCTCATTGTTCAAGGTCATATAATAATCTTTAATTGCTTATTTCTGTCAGTTGGTCTCTGGTCCAGTTTTCTCATCAAgttattagcaatcataccacatcaaaaGATATAAATCCAATAAATTTTAAGCCATCTTGCCAGGAAATACCCAAACTCACAGCCTATTGGctgtcaaaattaaattatatttcaacAATATACTATTGTAATGGGCATTGTGCTTATTTgcaaaaaaatccaaattaattTTTCTCCATAAAGTTAATTGTGTacacactataaaaaaaaagacaaaaaatttaaattctACAATACAGCCTCAAGAATACATGATTTTATAATTAATAGGTAGCTGTAAATAAACCACACAATGAACATTTGTAACTTTGGCAAAGTCATTAATACAAGGGCAACCAAAGACCTTTCCTCAATAAATGCCTGGAaggagaaaaaagaaaacaaaaataaacccaTCTACTCAAGCCATATCAGTCTCCAAGACAGatttaaaaactatgaaatattcATGGACCAATATCCAAAGATGACTAGTATGAACTTCAAGTATTTTAGTTTGAGATATAGAAGGCTTCAGGGGTACAAAACAGAGAAAAAGTAttggaacaacaacaacaaagaaggacaacaaaataaatttctagagtacttttctttcaaaaattggCAAAAACTACCCGAGCCGGAGAAAATACAACACACTTTGGAGAATTGCAGGCTTTGCAATACTGTTCACATTGAGCACTCATCACTCCATAAGTCTGCCGCTCCAGAGGTTACAGAACTGACAGCACTTTGTCAGTCTATTACCAACACAATTGTACAACAGAGTACACCTTCATCTAGCCATGGGACAACAACAAAGGGACTGAAGGCTGTACAAAATATAGTTAAAATTGTTCAACCAATGATGGAAAAAAATCTTAACATCAAATTTGAAAACCCAATTAAAGTTTCTTTATCTCCATTGAAAACACCAGAGCAGAAAAGGAAGGAGTTTGAAAGAAActtaaaagaaactaaacaaaaaatgGACGATGCTTTTACTGACGTTGGAGAGGACATTCATGTATTTCTTGCATCCGGAAAATCTTACAATCAGTATACCAGGGACAGAATGTCAACCAGTTTTGAGTCCAAAAAAGTGCCAGTAAAAGGGTCCTGTCTCGGTTAAACAAAGAAAAATCAGGATACAAACCAAAGAAACATcatggtaaatttgacaactacaagtttaacaaagatttatttttacaggaaattCAACAAAATCCAGCAGGTAGTACAATTAATTGGTCCCTGTTAGCTAGGAAGTATGACGTTAAATCTAAGAATGGATCAACCCCAAAAAATGCTGGCCAAGTTTTGAAAGAGTATGCAAAAACAAAAAATCCCAATCTAACTCAAAATTTACGATTGCGAAGGATCAGGAGGGCCAAAAAAATAATCAtccaaaaaaaacataaaaatttcccTACCAACCAAGAGACCAGCTAAAAATCTAAAGACAGATATAAAGAGGAAGGTTTCTTCCGGGGAATTATATATTGGAGTACCAGTTGCCCCTAAATCaatagttaaaacaaaaataacagatGCCGGTACACTTAATCAGGAGAAGGAACAAATATATGGAAGAAAAATTCCAATGCAACATATCAGAAGATCTGCGTTAGAACATCAAATTCAATCTGGAACGCTACGCTTCTTCACCGATGAGGAATACATCAACATATCCGACCAAGAGCTCAGATCACGATTCTTGAGAATCCAGGAGAGTATACCTGAAAACAGAGAAAATGCCATTAGTTTCCTGAAATCTTTGGAACGTACTAGAAGTATAAAAATGGCATGACCATAGTGATATACTCAACCattcatatgtttgttttatgCTATCTTGGCTTTACGACACAGCTAATTATCTAACCAATCAAGAGTACATGGAAAAATATCCAGAAAGAAAACCTATAAATGTACAAGCAGAGGTTGAAAAaccaaaaatttatatatttggaCAATCAGGTAATAGTCCAATAATTT
This window contains:
- the LOC139499354 gene encoding tripartite motif-containing protein 59-like; the encoded protein is MAMSAEVKGEKLKEDFEDLLTCTICLEIFKEPKYLPCLHTFCKSCINTYIVSTVKDNNPSEFKCPVCRRSVSIDDDKPDKWANNLPGNHFIVSLIDKRELQKPDKLCDTCDQDKQKAISFCTVCEEAYCESCRRGHTIYKITKSHKLVHIKDINADTTVSGLYAHVTCKEHPDETIKVYCHDHSKPCCTVCATVHHRKCEQVTTIDHAVTGIKESEKAKHLMTKLTETSNTLGEVLQNRKTNKENFESGIETVLQEITRLRENVCKHLNELEQRLQDEANSSRKETLIKLDDETTDLSSLKNTVDNWKSLFEACVSQGSEIQCLVKMDEILNNLPQTENDISKLLREIRFISVKFEHKDIISEISSLGSLIFDEHRPSACSIPGKNIANFRTGKIRKVFTIDVTINGVSGIFFNDDIILTHCIQNKIVYYDNKGKQQEQLCIPHNVTDIAKVDDQTVAVSSNAKKIFVVNVKPLTISKTLNINNPVWGISICENEYITAYSSKISFLNADNGTVVRSQQTTADTIYVYCYKKNDYIYWESEHSIKRDSNEGKGFTYNHSLLQSPYFQDVDSDGNIYTTGYDSRNIHQLTSTGKIVQIIPISDIDNTITAKPWVMRFQPNSNRFLLTFNNGATKVLVCEID